The window GCGTAAGCCGATAAACCAGGAAAGCGAATTTTGCGGTATTCACCAACCCTTATATCTGCCTTCAGGAGAAACATAAACAGCCATTGTTTCCAAGGTGTAACTCCTGCAGAAAATAGCACTGCTTGATATTTTTCCTTGCGAAGTTGGAAAAGAGCAGGTAGCAGTAAATTTGCTTTCCAACCTGTAAAATGAATTTTGCTGATAAACGGAGCATTAGTTACAGGAATGGCAGCGAACTTGGGGAAACAAAGAATTTCCAGTTCCAGCGCAGGAAACATTGTCTTTACTAAACGCAGAACAGGAGTTAGCATAATCATATCGCCAATGCCCCAAGTGTGAATCAGTAAAACTTTACCTTCTGTAATTTCTTTCAAGGTAACCTCTTAAGCCGTTTTATGAGTTAATTTTCTCAAAACACCTTTTCCTTCGGATATTATCTCCTCTCCCAAATCCGTTATATCTTTCCAGGTAGGCAATAAATAATGTAACATTCTACCCTTGCTATCCTTTTGTTCAAAATAAATAATCAGGACTAACCAAAGAAAATAGGAGAAACTTGTGCTGAGAGCGGCTCCGTTAATTCCCATAACCGGAATCAACCACAAGTTTAAGCCGATATTTACTAATAAAGCAACCGCGGGAAGGATGATACTGATTACAGGAAAGCCCTTGCTATTCAGATAATTATTGAATAGCGAACCAAAGCTTAAACCGTAAACGGCAGGCATTAACCAAATATATACATAATATACAGGCACGAACTGTGCTCCAAACATTATCCGCATTATAAATTTGCCCAAAAAGCCAAAGCCCAAATTTGCCAGAGTGATAAAGAAGAAGAACAAAAGCAAGGTCTTTTTCAACAGCAACCATTTGCTGACATCATCTTCAGTATCTGCAAGCTTTACAAATAACAGACCTCCCACCAGGTTGGAAGCAATCTGAATAAAATCTACAATATGGGCAGCCATTGAGTAGATTCCCACTTGCGTGAAACATAAAAAATGCTTGATGATTACGATATCAGCCCTAATCAGCAACATAATAAACAGCGAAGAAAGAAAAACCCGAAATCCATAGCTGTAAAACATCTTAATCAGTTTCAAATTGAAGCTCTTAAAATGGAGAAGCCAATGATTGCTGAAAACAAGATATAATATACTGCAGCCAAAACCCGTTACGGTAAAAATCATCACGGCATTAATTCTATCTACTTTTAACAAGGCAAAATAGCCAATCAGCAAGAGAACAAGAAAGATGGCAGAACTTAAAAAATGCGCCAGGGAATTCTGTAAAATTCTATCCATTCCCATAGATATTGCCTGTAGTTGCATAAATGCTTTATTAAAAGAAATAAACATAATTAGCAGAATTATTTTGGCTGGAGTGAGAGGATACCCGATCAGCTTATTCCAAAAATCTAAAAAAATCACCCCTAACGAGATGAAAATCAGCAGTTCCGCAATCAGGGTAATAATTGTCCAGCCAAACATCGTGGGCAATTTTTCCGGATATTTACGCACCAAATAGGGATAGCTTCTAAAAATTCCCAAATCCAAAATCATCCAGACAAAACTACCTATAGTAATCAGATAGCTGTATTCACCCTTTAAAGTTACACCCAAATATCTGGCACTTATCCAGCTGATTAAAAAGGAGATAACCAGGATAATTATCCTGAAACTGCCACTGGTAATGATATTTTTTTTCAGGTTTATCTGGGACATTTTTCTCTATTGCCGCAATGTATAATTTTGTGTCCATTGTAATTCATAATGCCAAAAAGCTTATGTTGCCCTTTTTGTCAAATGGAAAACCTTTGCTATTAGGACACAGAGAATACTTAGTGAACTGAGAGATATGGATTTACAGGTAAGAAACAGTTACAGGAGAAATACCTTTGCCTCTATCACCAAATTTTGGCAGCGAGAACTTGTCACGCGTGTTTATTATACTTATTTTATTACTTGGAACACCCGGTTTGCCGAGAAAAAACAGCAAACAGCGGACTTAATTTGCTTGACAGTTAAGGGGCATTTTTTATCAGGAACTTTCAAGATAAACGCAATGCCCGTTTCAAAGAAAGCTTAAGATAAAGGACGGTAAATGGCGATAGCAAAAATAGTATTCTGGGTTTCGTGGCTGCTTTTGGCATACCATCTTGTAGGTTACGGATTAAGCTTATATCTTATCACTTCTTTGTTCAAAAAAAAGAAGCCGGTAACTAAAGCACCGGAAGTATATCCTTCAATTACAGTTATTTGTCCTGCCTACAACGAAGAAAAGGTTATTGAGGCAAAAATTCAATCCTTTCTGAACCTGAATTATCCCCCGGAAAAAATAAAAATGATTGTAATATCAGATGATTCCACCGATAGAACTAATGAAATAGTCCAAAAATACACCAATCAAAACATTTCCTTAATCATTCAAAAACCGAGAGCAGGTAAACAAAATGCCCATAACCTGGTTTTACCTTTGCTGGATACCGATTTTGTTTTATCCACCGATGCCAACAGTATTTTTACTCCCGATTGTGTAAAACTTTTAGTTACTAAAATGCTTTCCGATAACAGGATAGGTCTCGTTTCCGGCGAAGTGATAATGGTTAAAAGAGGCGAGCGGGAATCAGGAGAATCAGTTTATTGGAAATATGAAGCATTTCTGAAATTGATGGATTCCCGATTGAAAACCTTAATTGGAGCTAATGGTCCTATCTATTTAATTAGAAGAGAACTCTTTGGAAAAATTCCGTTAAACAGTCCGGATGATTTTGAACGCGTCTTAATTGCCCTAAAGCAAGGTTACATCGCTGCCTATGAGCCACAAGCCATCATTTATGAAGAAGTTACCGAAAGAGCAACGGAAGAAATAGCCCGCAAAGTAAGAATTATTACCCGTGAATGGTATGTTTTGCAACGCAATATAAAGTTATTAAACCCCTTTCGCTATCCTGCCGTAAGTTTTATTTTGTTTTTTCACAAAGTATTACGCTGGTTGTTTTTTGTTTTTGTATTGACAGGATTTATCAGTAATGCTTTTTTGTTGCAGTATTGCTTTTACCGGGTTGTTTTTATTTTCCAGGTAATTTTCTATCTGCTGGGAACAGTAGGACTTATAAGTCAGGAGAAAGGTCACCATATTCCTTTAACGGGAATTCCGGGATATTTTGTAGCGATGGTCTATTCTTCGGCTATAGCGTTTGTGAACTTCCTGCAAAAAAAGAAGATAAATTTATGGCAACCGGTTCGCTGAAGGAGAAAAAATGAATATTCTAATCACCGGCAGCAATGGCTTTGTCGGTTCCAACTTAATGCGGGAATTGGAAAAAGACGGGCATACCGTTTGCGGTATAGATATCAGTGAACATTGCGAAGGGGAAAAGCATCCGGAAACACAACTCGGCGATATTAGAAATTTGCAAGACCTGAACAGAATTTCTTCTGTCTTCGGGCAAAAGCATAACAGCCAATTGGAGCTGATAATTCATTGTGCAGCAGCTAAGAATGATTTTGGCATTTCCCGCCGGGAATATTACAGCCACAATAAATACGGCACCCAAACATTACTGAATTTTGCCACCGGGAAAGGGATTAAGAAATTGATTTACTTCAGTTCTGTTGGCGTTTTTGGCTATCCGGAAGGGAAAGCAAACGAGGACTCACCTTATAATCCTGATAGCGATTACGGGGCATCAAAACTGGCAGGAGAGCTGCTTTGCATCAAATGGCAACAGCAAAATCCGGAACGCGAACTTGTGGTTTTGCGTCCGGCAGCCATTTTCGGTCCCAATAATTATACCAATACCTATAAACTTATAGACACTTTACATAGAAGACCTTTTTTAACCGTCGGCGAAGGCAAGCATATTAAAACAATTGTCTCTATCTCTACAGTGATTGATATGACCCGTTTTGCAATGCAAAAATCAGCTGCCGGCTACCAGCATTATAACTGTATTGATGAGCCATATTTAACCCTCAAAGAATTGATGGAACTAATTTGTTCGCATCCCGGGTTTACCATGCCCCGCATAAAAATTCCTCTGCAGGCAGCAATTGGAATCGGTATGCTCTTTGATATCCCGGCTAAACTATTTTCCATAGACCTACCGGTTAATAGTAACAGGATGCGTAAATTGGGAACGGCAACTTATTTTACTGCCGAAAAAGCTAAAAGAGACGGCTTTGTGCAAAAAATTTCTCTGCAAGATAGCATCGCCGCAATGTGCGATTGGTATCTTTCAATAAATAAATAAATAAATTAACAGGAGTTCTTGGATGAAAACAGTTAAAATCGGTTTAATTGGCTGCGGTCGTATTTCCAAAAATCACTTAGATGCCGTAACTCAAATTCCCGAAGCGGAGTTTGTTGCCGCAAGCGATATTAGGGAAGAAAAAATGCAGGTAGTAGCAGAAAATTACGGCATTAAAAATCTCTACACCAACTATCGGGAAATGTTGGAAAAGGAAAATTTAAACCTCGTTTCAATTTGCACTCCCAGTGGCTTGCATCCTCAAATGGGAATTGAAGTAGCTAATCATAAAATCAATGTGTTAACCGAGAAACCGATGGCTACCAATATTGAGGCAGCCGATGATTTAATTAAAGCTTGCGACCAAAACAATGTGAAACTTTTCGTGGTAAAACAAAATCGCCTCAATTCAACTATGCAGCTACTTAAAAGAGCAATTGATAAAGGACGCTTTGGCAGAATTTATTTAGCCGAATCCAATGTCTTCTGGCAAAGACCTCAGGCATATTACGATGCCGAAAAATGGCGTGGAACCTGGGAATTTGACGGCGGTGCCTTTATGAATCAGGCAAGTCATTATGTGGATGCACTTTATTGGTTATTAGGGAATGTGGATAGTGTTATGGCTTACACAGCAACTATGGCTCGCCGCATTGAAGCGGAAGATACGGGTTGTGCTATCTTGCATTTCCGCAATGGGTTAATAGCAACTATCAATGTTACAATGCTAACCTATCCCAAAAATTTTGAGGGCTCCATTACGATCATCGGAGAAAAAGGAACCGTTAAAATCGGAGGCGTTGCCGTAAATAAAATAGAAAAATGGGAATTTGAGGATTACGATGACGATGATCGTATTGCTCAGGATGCCAATTATCAGCCGCCAAATGTGTATGGCTTTGGACATAATCCTTACTATCGCAATGTGATAGATGTCCTCTTAGGCAAAGATGTGCCCTCCACCGACGGCAGAGATGGCAGAAAATCCGTAGAAATCATTCAGGCAATATACCGTTCCGCCAAAACCGGAAAACGCGTCTCTCTGCCTTTGTAAAGTGGATATTCACTCTTATAGGGCAGGGTAATTTTTTATCCCAGGCAAGTTTATTTCCTGAAAAGCCAAATTCCGATTTGGCAGACGCTATTGGTATTTTTACTTTAAATCCAGATAATGCAGTAGTAACCCAATTCTACAAGAAATGTTTGGACTTACAATTTTCACTTGCCTTCAATGAAACCCCACTCTCACATTTTTTTTTCACTTATAGCCGCTCTGTAACTGGTCTCCAAACCGAAAAATAGTTAGTTCAAACAAAAAGCATACTCTCTGGTTACTTTATTCTTTTTCTGCTACCAAATATTTGTTACTTAGTTCCTGCTTTTTTGCGATATGCGGGGGATGAGATTCCCGTATCGTTCCCATATCGCGATACGAGAACGATACGGGATTTATATCGGAGGGTTATGGAGAAAATTTCGGGCTCCGAGGTTATGTAATAGTGGACAATGCAACCAAAAATTTTAAAAAAAACAAACAAGTAAAGGAGAAAAATAGGCGACACTTTTCTTTTAGAGTTGGGTTACTACTGCATTATTTGGGTTAAATCCAAAACCGCACTAAACTGTAAATGATAAATGGATAAAAGCAATAACCCGGCTTGCAAGATTAAATTTGTTTTTAATTCTGTTTGTATTATAATATTTAGTAAATCAAATACCCTAAAGGAGAGAGAAATGGATACAAGAGAAGGTATGCCTTTGTTGGGGGAGCGTTTCCCCGAAATGACCGTCGTTACTACTAAAGGTAAAATGATCCTTCCCCAGGATATGGAGGGGAAGTGGTTCGTCTTTTTCAGTCACCCGGCTGATTTTACCCCCGTCTGCACTACGGAATTTGTCGCGTTTCAAAAGCTGTATCCTAAGTTCAAAGCTCTGAATACTGAACTAATCGGCTTGAGCGTAGATCAGGTTTTTGCCCATATTAAATGGGAAGAATGGATTAAAGAACATCTTGGCGTAACAATCCAGTTTCCAATTATTGCCGATACCGGTGCTGTAGCCCGGCGCTTGGGTCTTATTCATCCCGGAAAAGGCACAAACACGGTCCGGGCAGTATTTATAGTTGATGCCAAAGGTATCATCAGAATAATTCTATATTATCCTCAAGAACTGGGACGCAATATGGAAGAAATTCTGCGTGCCGTAGAAGCTATGCAATTTTCTGATGCCAACGGTTGCTCTATGCCTGCTAACTGGCCTAAAAATGAATTGATTGGAGACAAAGTGATTATTCCAGCTGCCGCTACTGTTGACGATGCTAATGCTCGCATTGCTAAAATTAAAAAAGGAGAAATTGAGGGCTATGACTGGTGGTTTTCCTATCGGGATGCTAAACCGAAACAGGAGAAAAAATCTGCTGTTCAGCCCAAGGTCTCTCCTCGCACAAAAAAGAAATAACACCCTAAAGAGGCAGTTATTTAGCTGCCTCTTTTTTTTTACAAAAAAAATGGTTGATTGGTATTGCCGTTCTCAACCCCCTAAATCCTTTCAACCCTCTCTACCCTTCTGGTTTTCTTTTACCTCTTTGGAATATATATTGCTTAATTAATTACAATGTCAGCATTGATAAAAATATTGGATAGTATTTAAATATAAGGAGGTAACGATGAAAAGGCCTCTCCTGTTTTTACTGCTTATTCTTGCTTTTATGGCTTTGAATGCCAATGAACCGGTTCCTGTTTACAATTCGCAATTCCTGGTTTTTAATCAAAAAGGATTAACTTTGCCCAACGGGGAGATGGTTTTTTTCACCAGTGCTACCAATGAAAATGATATTGATATTGTGATGACCAGGGTAACTGTTACCGGTGAAGATGTTATATCCCAATCGTTTAACATAGCTAATACTGCCGGTGAAGAATATCTGGTGGATTTGATTTTAAGTTCGGACGGCTGTATAATTTATACCTATAATCTCCTGTTACCAGATACTGAAAGCTATGACTATGATTTATATATTCAAAAGGTCTCGCTAACCGGTCAACCCTTATGGGGCGAAACAGGAATTAATGTAACCCGGGCGTATAGTGATTATAAATTAACAGCCAATATGTCCGGAGGAGCATATCTTTTGCGAAATTGCTATTTAACTGGTAAAAATACACTTTTTGGCTGGAATTTTGACGCTCAAGGGAATAATCTCTGGCAAACGGAAACAATTTATCAAATGCCATC is drawn from Candidatus Cloacimonas sp. and contains these coding sequences:
- a CDS encoding polysaccharide biosynthesis C-terminal domain-containing protein, producing the protein MSQINLKKNIITSGSFRIIILVISFLISWISARYLGVTLKGEYSYLITIGSFVWMILDLGIFRSYPYLVRKYPEKLPTMFGWTIITLIAELLIFISLGVIFLDFWNKLIGYPLTPAKIILLIMFISFNKAFMQLQAISMGMDRILQNSLAHFLSSAIFLVLLLIGYFALLKVDRINAVMIFTVTGFGCSILYLVFSNHWLLHFKSFNLKLIKMFYSYGFRVFLSSLFIMLLIRADIVIIKHFLCFTQVGIYSMAAHIVDFIQIASNLVGGLLFVKLADTEDDVSKWLLLKKTLLLFFFFITLANLGFGFLGKFIMRIMFGAQFVPVYYVYIWLMPAVYGLSFGSLFNNYLNSKGFPVISIILPAVALLVNIGLNLWLIPVMGINGAALSTSFSYFLWLVLIIYFEQKDSKGRMLHYLLPTWKDITDLGEEIISEGKGVLRKLTHKTA
- a CDS encoding Gfo/Idh/MocA family oxidoreductase codes for the protein MKTVKIGLIGCGRISKNHLDAVTQIPEAEFVAASDIREEKMQVVAENYGIKNLYTNYREMLEKENLNLVSICTPSGLHPQMGIEVANHKINVLTEKPMATNIEAADDLIKACDQNNVKLFVVKQNRLNSTMQLLKRAIDKGRFGRIYLAESNVFWQRPQAYYDAEKWRGTWEFDGGAFMNQASHYVDALYWLLGNVDSVMAYTATMARRIEAEDTGCAILHFRNGLIATINVTMLTYPKNFEGSITIIGEKGTVKIGGVAVNKIEKWEFEDYDDDDRIAQDANYQPPNVYGFGHNPYYRNVIDVLLGKDVPSTDGRDGRKSVEIIQAIYRSAKTGKRVSLPL
- a CDS encoding glycosyltransferase family 2 protein, encoding MAIAKIVFWVSWLLLAYHLVGYGLSLYLITSLFKKKKPVTKAPEVYPSITVICPAYNEEKVIEAKIQSFLNLNYPPEKIKMIVISDDSTDRTNEIVQKYTNQNISLIIQKPRAGKQNAHNLVLPLLDTDFVLSTDANSIFTPDCVKLLVTKMLSDNRIGLVSGEVIMVKRGERESGESVYWKYEAFLKLMDSRLKTLIGANGPIYLIRRELFGKIPLNSPDDFERVLIALKQGYIAAYEPQAIIYEEVTERATEEIARKVRIITREWYVLQRNIKLLNPFRYPAVSFILFFHKVLRWLFFVFVLTGFISNAFLLQYCFYRVVFIFQVIFYLLGTVGLISQEKGHHIPLTGIPGYFVAMVYSSAIAFVNFLQKKKINLWQPVR
- a CDS encoding NAD(P)-dependent oxidoreductase, with the translated sequence MNILITGSNGFVGSNLMRELEKDGHTVCGIDISEHCEGEKHPETQLGDIRNLQDLNRISSVFGQKHNSQLELIIHCAAAKNDFGISRREYYSHNKYGTQTLLNFATGKGIKKLIYFSSVGVFGYPEGKANEDSPYNPDSDYGASKLAGELLCIKWQQQNPERELVVLRPAAIFGPNNYTNTYKLIDTLHRRPFLTVGEGKHIKTIVSISTVIDMTRFAMQKSAAGYQHYNCIDEPYLTLKELMELICSHPGFTMPRIKIPLQAAIGIGMLFDIPAKLFSIDLPVNSNRMRKLGTATYFTAEKAKRDGFVQKISLQDSIAAMCDWYLSINK
- a CDS encoding peroxiredoxin, which encodes MDTREGMPLLGERFPEMTVVTTKGKMILPQDMEGKWFVFFSHPADFTPVCTTEFVAFQKLYPKFKALNTELIGLSVDQVFAHIKWEEWIKEHLGVTIQFPIIADTGAVARRLGLIHPGKGTNTVRAVFIVDAKGIIRIILYYPQELGRNMEEILRAVEAMQFSDANGCSMPANWPKNELIGDKVIIPAAATVDDANARIAKIKKGEIEGYDWWFSYRDAKPKQEKKSAVQPKVSPRTKKK